In Pseudophryne corroboree isolate aPseCor3 chromosome 7, aPseCor3.hap2, whole genome shotgun sequence, a single window of DNA contains:
- the LOC134945645 gene encoding E3 ubiquitin/ISG15 ligase TRIM25-like, producing MASADLRQELVCSICLSIYTDPVTLRCGHNFCRVCIDRVLDTQEGAGAYTCPDCRAECQERPALIRNIPLCNIVGSFLSTRPDQEKTGILCTYCVDSPVPAAKSCLMCEASLCDKHLRVHSKSAEHVLCDPTTALGNRKCSVHKESYKYYCTEDAACICVSCCLIGEHTGHKMESLDEASEKKKVKLRKVLQKLTTKRAEAEKRVQSLQEHRRDDEGKAAGVIETVTALFRDIRRQLEDLEKRVLSEISRQEQRVSISVSDLIQQLEIKKDKLSGKMRHIEDLCNMGDPVTVLQEPDTGDLCDTEDTERHDNQVRGAGDLDVRLISGTLHTLSDIITGINTGIYVQEATDILLDVITAANNIQISGDRKTASRSEINQHHPVTPERFQYNQVISSRRFSSGRHYWEVDVSKSVEWRVGMCYPSIDRRGWQSHIGDNNKSWCVWRYNNQYYVRHNSTVIGLPDDIPCDRVRVYLDYEAGQMSFYSLCDPITHLHTFTAALTEPLHAAIWVWNGCITLCGGVRSWETLP from the coding sequence atggcgtctgctgatctgagacaggagctggtctgttccatctgcctgagcatttatacagatcctgtaaccctgagatgtggccacaacttctgccgggtctgtattgatcgtgtgctggatacacaggagggggctggagcttatacctgtcctgactgcagagcaGAGTGTCAGGAGCGTCCTGCACTGATACGGAACATTCCTCTGTGTAACATAGTGGGGAGTTTCCTGTCTACTCGGCCAGATCAGGAGAAGACTGGGATCCTCTGCACTTACTGTGTggactctcctgtacctgctgctaaatcctgtctgatgtgtgaggcttctctgtgtgataaacacctgagagtacacagcaagtcagcagaacacgtcttatgtgatcccaccactgccctggggaacaggaaatgctccgtCCATAAGGAGAGCTACAAGTATTACTGCACTGAGGATGCTGCCTGTATCTGTGTGTCCTGctgtctgatcggggaacacacagGACATAAGATGGAATCACTGGATGAGGCCTCTGAGAAGAAGAAGGTGAAACTGAGGAAAGTTCTGCAGAAACTGACCACAAAGAGAGCGGAGGCTGAGAAAAGAGTCCAGAGTCTGCAGGAGCACAGGAGAGATGATGAGGGAAAAGCAGCGGGTGTAATAGAGACAGTCACTGccctgtttagagacatcaggagacagctggaagacctggagaagagagtcctgagtgagatatccaggcaggaacagcgcgtttcaatctcagtctctgatctgatccagcagctggaaataaagaaggacaagctgtccgggaagatgcgtcacattgaggaTCTGTGTAACATGGGTGAcccagtgactgtcttacaggaaccagacacaggtGACTTGTGtgacactgaggacacagagagacatgataaccaggtccgtggtgcaggagatctggatgtgcgtctcatctcagggacattacacacattatctgatataataacaggtataaatacagggatctatgtgcaggaggctacagacatattactggatgtaatcACAGCTGCTAATAATATACAGATATCAGGTGACAGGAAAACTGCTTCCAGGTCAGAGATAAACCAGCATCACCCAGTAACACCAGAGAGATTTCAGTATAATCAGGTAATAAGCAGCAGGAGAttctcctcagggcgacattactgggaggtggatgtcagTAAATCAGTGGAGTGGAGGGTGGGGATGTGTTACCCCAGTATAGACAGGAGAGGATGGCAGTCACACATTGGGGATAATAACAAGTCCTGGTGTGTGTGGAGGTATAATAATCAGTACTATGTGAGACACAACAGTACAGTTATAGGTTTACCTGAtgatattccctgtgacagagtgaggGTATATCTGGATTATGAGGCAGGACAGATGTCCTTTTATTCTCTGTGTGACCCCATCACACACTTACACACCTTCACTGCCGccctcactgagcccctccatgctgCAATATGGGTATGGAATGGGTGTATAACTTtatgtgggggagtcaggagctggGAGACATTACCATAA